A single genomic interval of Syntrophobotulus glycolicus DSM 8271 harbors:
- the flgK gene encoding flagellar hook-associated protein FlgK, translated as MGSTFAGLELGKRALSAQQLALNAAGHNISNASTQGYTRQVANLATTIPDQLYLFGHTQSVGTGVAVATIIRVRDNFIDRQYRWETARQQYWTERQNSLQQVEGILNEDSADSLHNDLDKFWVAWSDLSTSSETLGAKAVVRERAIALTGTLNHISKQITDMQNDLDNKVNVQVGLINNIAQQIKDLNMQIKSAEVAGDKPNDLYDVRDNLVDELSKIVSVRVIESTDPMFTDRQVGIYKVQIGDEAAGQLLVDDSQVTELAWIDSVTNTTQDLDTTPDGIPDVEFGPGSGIKLQLGSQMGSLQSLIDTRYTYLQNLQGKLDNLAAGIVTAVNSLHQDTDPATTDYFFDPTKLTASDITLYSDIEDDAGRIITGTTGSGDGDVASSIAALAHGWSSAATPAEMGSAASLGDYYNGNIVAVFGVDVQQAQRMTAVEDALINQLSNRRDSVSGVSIDEEMTNLIKFQTAYSAAARMVTIMDDMLDKVVNGMGITR; from the coding sequence ATGGGATCAACTTTTGCGGGCTTGGAATTAGGAAAACGTGCTTTGTCTGCTCAGCAGCTCGCTCTTAATGCAGCAGGTCATAATATCTCAAATGCAAGCACCCAAGGATACACTAGACAGGTAGCAAACCTTGCGACGACCATACCGGACCAGCTTTATTTATTTGGTCACACTCAGAGTGTGGGAACCGGGGTAGCGGTTGCCACGATTATACGTGTGCGGGACAACTTTATAGATCGCCAGTACCGTTGGGAAACAGCAAGGCAGCAATATTGGACAGAAAGACAAAACAGTCTGCAACAGGTTGAAGGAATACTGAATGAAGACTCGGCGGACAGTCTGCATAATGATCTGGATAAATTTTGGGTAGCATGGAGCGATCTCTCGACCAGTTCTGAAACCTTAGGAGCCAAGGCGGTTGTCCGTGAACGGGCTATAGCCCTTACCGGAACGTTAAACCATATATCCAAACAGATTACGGATATGCAAAATGATCTGGACAATAAGGTTAATGTTCAAGTCGGGTTGATCAACAATATTGCCCAGCAAATAAAAGATCTCAATATGCAAATTAAATCGGCGGAGGTAGCCGGGGATAAACCCAATGATCTCTACGATGTACGAGATAATCTTGTGGATGAATTATCTAAAATTGTAAGTGTACGAGTAATCGAGTCGACAGATCCCATGTTTACGGACCGTCAAGTAGGGATTTACAAGGTTCAAATTGGCGATGAGGCAGCCGGGCAATTACTTGTTGATGATAGCCAAGTGACCGAGTTGGCTTGGATAGACTCAGTCACTAATACAACCCAAGATTTGGATACAACCCCTGATGGCATACCCGATGTTGAATTTGGTCCAGGTTCAGGGATTAAGCTTCAACTCGGTTCTCAAATGGGCTCTTTGCAATCCCTGATTGATACGCGTTATACTTATTTGCAGAATTTACAGGGTAAGCTGGATAATCTGGCGGCGGGAATAGTGACGGCAGTAAATTCTCTGCACCAGGATACAGACCCTGCTACCACTGACTACTTCTTTGATCCCACTAAGCTTACGGCTTCGGACATTACTTTGTACTCAGATATTGAGGACGATGCCGGCAGAATCATTACAGGGACCACTGGATCTGGCGACGGGGATGTGGCATCTAGTATCGCGGCGCTGGCGCACGGATGGTCTTCGGCCGCCACCCCAGCGGAGATGGGCTCGGCGGCATCTCTTGGCGATTACTACAATGGGAATATTGTTGCCGTTTTCGGCGTTGATGTCCAGCAAGCTCAACGGATGACGGCGGTAGAGGATGCCTTGATAAACCAGTTAAGCAATCGGAGAGATTCGGTTTCAGGAGTGTCTATTGATGAAGAAATGACGAATTTGATAAAATTTCAGACAGCGTATTCCGCGGCAGCGCGGATGGTCACAATTATGGATGATATGCTGGATAAAGTCGTTAACGGTATGGGTATCACGAGATAG
- a CDS encoding FkbM family methyltransferase, producing the protein MNLIEARHHVAESIKIQVPPDYHLKEDIAQGKKILIYSAGITGKLVFNILKFLGTPVAAFLDRSATPGQLLYGLPVYKADDMNMPQEYKNFKVIIALDRFKYSIGDITAYLNELGFTDVIYSHSVMCMSNYYHFNNTYNTPGVNLRQEEKEILQALELMGDDQSRDVFCSFLRAYATSEFDNTVISAGYVDYVKTGITLNKGFSCFVDCGAYTGDTYEEVKKYYKVNTYIGFEPNAEIFKKLTETVESSDDNQTTAFLYPCAVGDKAYYASFNDELNGGSTLSEKGKQTVQVVKLDDVLKNANPTLIKMDVEGAEIDALNGCKGIIKENKPDLAICVYHRLTDLWRIPLLIHEFEPEYKLYMRCHSIATLETVLYGTH; encoded by the coding sequence ATGAATTTGATTGAAGCAAGGCATCATGTAGCTGAGTCCATAAAAATTCAGGTTCCGCCTGATTATCACTTAAAAGAAGATATAGCACAGGGTAAAAAGATTCTGATTTACAGTGCGGGTATTACCGGCAAGCTGGTATTTAATATATTGAAGTTTCTGGGAACTCCTGTCGCCGCCTTTCTTGATCGGTCGGCAACACCCGGGCAGCTGCTTTACGGCCTACCGGTATATAAGGCCGATGATATGAATATGCCTCAAGAATATAAGAATTTCAAGGTAATCATAGCCCTTGACCGCTTTAAGTACAGCATAGGGGATATTACAGCCTATCTTAACGAGCTCGGTTTTACAGATGTTATATACAGCCACTCTGTTATGTGTATGTCCAATTACTACCATTTCAACAACACGTACAACACCCCGGGAGTCAATCTGAGACAAGAAGAAAAAGAAATATTACAGGCCCTTGAACTGATGGGGGACGACCAGAGCAGGGATGTGTTTTGCAGCTTTCTGCGTGCTTATGCCACTTCGGAGTTCGATAATACGGTCATCAGTGCGGGTTATGTTGATTATGTAAAAACGGGTATTACCCTGAACAAGGGTTTCTCTTGTTTTGTCGATTGCGGCGCTTATACGGGAGATACCTATGAGGAAGTAAAGAAATATTACAAAGTGAATACTTATATTGGCTTTGAGCCAAACGCAGAAATTTTTAAAAAGCTGACAGAGACTGTAGAGAGCAGTGACGACAATCAAACGACCGCTTTTCTATACCCCTGCGCGGTTGGAGACAAGGCTTATTACGCCAGTTTTAACGACGAGTTGAACGGGGGAAGCACCTTGAGTGAAAAAGGCAAGCAGACCGTTCAGGTGGTGAAGCTGGACGATGTACTCAAAAACGCAAATCCCACCCTGATAAAAATGGATGTCGAGGGTGCTGAGATAGACGCGCTCAATGGCTGCAAGGGCATAATTAAAGAGAACAAACCTGATTTAGCGATTTGTGTTTATCACCGTTTGACAGACCTGTGGCGAATTCCTCTGCTTATACACGAATTCGAGCCGGAATATAAGCTTTATATGAGATGCCATAGTATAGCCACTCTTGAGACTGTGCTGTATGGTACACACTAA
- a CDS encoding glycosyltransferase family 4 protein: MPKVLHITTHMGGGIGKFLSETLIYEKTHRSPFEHKIILLEQPKKKQFVEICENNGIDVLIKDQNTNFYDDFKEADLVVLHWWHNPVMSGFLRKFPPIEIGLVLWVHVSGCTYPSFPAELALLPHKTVFTTAFSYDNSAWSSEERNKIKEQSTVLFGLGVNAVSHKPVTLRSSGEEFRIGYVGTLSESKIHPEFALFCKAVLKEIPSSRFILVGDLNGNEKIFRDIQDYGIAERFEFVGYTDRVDEQLETLDVFGYPLNPYHFGTTENVVLEAMSIGLPVVMLNQCTEKYIVTHKTDGLLANNAEEYVKLMRYLYYSPDERVRIGENAKETVLNKYSIKRNVEGMRKVFYNEISRPKRLFDFNSIFGIEPYEWFLSCLGEDKKMFCDSLDQGLMTNRNRKTEIIDAIQNCRPILRGQGKSSVLQFAETYPNDNVLSFWRGMVQSQ, translated from the coding sequence ATGCCAAAGGTGCTGCATATTACGACACATATGGGCGGAGGAATCGGCAAGTTCCTGTCGGAAACCTTAATCTACGAAAAAACGCACCGTTCACCGTTTGAACATAAAATAATACTGTTGGAACAACCGAAAAAAAAACAGTTTGTTGAAATTTGCGAGAATAATGGCATTGATGTCTTGATCAAAGATCAGAACACCAATTTTTATGATGATTTTAAAGAAGCAGACTTGGTCGTCCTCCACTGGTGGCACAATCCTGTTATGTCAGGTTTTTTGAGAAAATTCCCCCCAATAGAGATTGGGCTAGTCTTATGGGTACACGTTTCCGGCTGCACATATCCTTCGTTTCCGGCCGAATTGGCTTTGCTGCCGCATAAAACGGTTTTTACGACGGCTTTTTCCTATGACAACTCAGCTTGGAGCTCGGAAGAAAGGAACAAAATAAAGGAGCAATCTACGGTCCTGTTTGGGCTTGGCGTAAACGCAGTCTCCCATAAGCCAGTCACGCTCCGCAGTTCTGGTGAAGAATTTCGCATAGGTTATGTCGGCACTCTTAGTGAGAGCAAAATACATCCCGAGTTTGCGCTTTTTTGCAAGGCAGTCCTGAAGGAGATCCCGTCATCCAGATTTATTTTGGTTGGTGATTTAAACGGAAACGAAAAGATTTTCAGGGACATCCAAGATTACGGGATTGCTGAGCGATTTGAGTTTGTGGGCTACACTGACCGCGTTGATGAACAGTTGGAAACATTGGATGTTTTCGGTTATCCACTCAATCCCTATCATTTCGGTACGACTGAAAATGTGGTACTTGAGGCAATGTCTATAGGTCTCCCCGTTGTGATGCTCAACCAGTGTACGGAAAAGTATATTGTTACCCATAAGACCGACGGCCTTTTGGCAAATAACGCAGAAGAATATGTAAAGCTCATGCGGTATTTGTATTATTCTCCGGACGAACGTGTTCGTATTGGCGAGAACGCTAAAGAAACCGTTTTGAATAAATATTCCATCAAGAGAAATGTTGAGGGAATGCGGAAGGTATTTTATAACGAAATAAGCAGACCGAAGCGTCTGTTTGATTTTAACTCTATTTTCGGAATTGAGCCTTACGAATGGTTTTTGTCCTGCCTCGGAGAGGATAAAAAAATGTTCTGCGACAGCTTAGACCAAGGTCTAATGACGAATCGCAACCGAAAAACTGAAATTATTGACGCAATCCAAAATTGCCGCCCGATATTAAGAGGCCAAGGCAAAAGCTCTGTTTTGCAATTTGCCGAAACATATCCGAATGACAATGTTTTATCTTTCTGGAGAGGGATGGTGCAATCGCAATAG
- a CDS encoding glycosyltransferase family 2 protein, translating into MNTFVEPIILNTDSIEAPKVGNDLYTSRKNVYNELLDANAPTASIIVQAYNRLGKTKRCVENILKYTTDVSFELILVDNGSTDGTYEFFQSVDYHDKKIVRVTKNVGAAFPSFYLYNNFKGKYFVIVSNDIVVTHHWLSNLLTCFESDVRIGMVIPLSSNVSNLQDPGWRFDSLEEMEEVAKEYNHSNSLKWKERMRLITTIVIFSREILDIVGKTDAGYFHDFAEDDLAIRIRRAGYKLILCEDTYIHHDHDFRNMEDKDPVEFQNSLNMGRQNYKDKYHGLDAWDDVNNFERPLINMLPQPSAQNNCPQILGVDIRMGTPILEIKNKLRESGVLKTRSSAFTTKAIYYSELATICDGEVYSDRIDAIQEHFEAESFDYLILGEPVNLYPNPLNLIKKLLSLIKKGGKLLIKLRNTNDVRKLFTTLGRNDLCDTETPVDILIDDFIKILGSFRFANVQTGFEMHNIDKNIEDLITALIEGAQFAADSNESIVRLTIKDYLFYIEK; encoded by the coding sequence GTGAATACTTTTGTTGAACCCATTATACTGAACACGGATTCGATTGAAGCTCCCAAAGTGGGAAATGACCTTTACACTTCAAGAAAAAATGTCTACAATGAGCTGCTCGACGCCAATGCCCCGACCGCATCCATTATTGTGCAGGCCTATAACAGATTAGGCAAAACAAAAAGATGTGTGGAAAACATTTTGAAATACACAACCGATGTTTCCTTTGAGCTTATCCTGGTTGACAATGGTTCAACCGACGGCACTTATGAATTCTTTCAGTCGGTGGATTATCATGATAAAAAAATTGTGCGTGTTACCAAAAATGTCGGTGCAGCGTTCCCCAGTTTTTATTTGTATAATAATTTTAAAGGCAAATATTTTGTTATTGTAAGTAATGACATCGTTGTCACGCATCATTGGTTGTCCAATTTGCTGACTTGTTTTGAGTCCGACGTTAGAATCGGTATGGTTATACCGTTGTCTTCAAACGTGAGCAATTTGCAGGACCCAGGTTGGAGGTTTGACTCGCTTGAAGAAATGGAGGAAGTGGCAAAAGAATATAATCACTCTAACTCTCTCAAATGGAAGGAAAGAATGCGACTAATAACCACAATCGTTATATTTTCTCGCGAGATACTGGATATTGTTGGCAAAACAGATGCAGGTTATTTTCATGACTTTGCGGAGGATGATTTGGCTATTCGCATAAGACGTGCCGGTTATAAATTAATCTTATGCGAAGACACTTATATTCATCACGACCATGATTTTCGAAACATGGAGGATAAAGATCCGGTTGAATTTCAAAATTCATTGAATATGGGCAGACAGAATTATAAGGACAAATACCACGGTCTTGATGCCTGGGACGATGTAAATAACTTTGAGAGACCGCTTATAAATATGCTTCCCCAGCCGTCCGCGCAAAATAACTGTCCTCAAATATTGGGCGTCGATATCCGGATGGGCACCCCGATTTTGGAGATTAAAAACAAGCTTCGTGAATCGGGTGTTTTAAAGACAAGGTCTTCCGCTTTCACCACAAAAGCCATCTATTATTCCGAACTTGCGACAATCTGTGACGGTGAAGTATATAGTGACCGGATTGATGCTATACAGGAACACTTCGAGGCAGAATCTTTTGATTATCTGATTTTGGGTGAGCCGGTAAATCTTTATCCAAACCCTTTGAATTTGATTAAGAAACTTTTATCCTTGATAAAAAAGGGTGGAAAACTGCTTATTAAGCTCAGAAATACCAATGACGTGCGCAAACTGTTTACAACATTAGGCAGAAACGATCTCTGTGACACCGAGACTCCTGTGGATATATTAATTGATGATTTTATCAAGATACTTGGCAGCTTTAGATTCGCAAATGTTCAAACCGGTTTTGAAATGCATAATATAGACAAAAATATAGAAGACTTGATAACTGCTCTTATTGAGGGCGCTCAATTTGCAGCAGACTCAAATGAATCGATTGTCCGGTTAACAATAAAGGATTACTTGTTTTACATTGAAAAATAA
- the flgM gene encoding flagellar biosynthesis anti-sigma factor FlgM produces MKIDPLSAIKPVRSIRPTDRDSGIGDNGQASQSDKIAVSGNAQVFQNLLQKAKVLPEIREEKVNQIKTQIENGKFDLDGVSLAESLLSPEKMEEN; encoded by the coding sequence ATGAAGATTGATCCATTATCAGCAATCAAACCGGTGAGGAGTATTAGACCGACCGACCGTGACTCTGGAATCGGCGACAATGGGCAGGCTTCTCAATCGGACAAGATCGCAGTATCCGGCAATGCGCAGGTTTTTCAAAATTTGCTGCAAAAAGCCAAAGTCTTACCGGAAATCAGAGAAGAAAAAGTAAACCAGATTAAAACGCAGATTGAAAATGGGAAGTTCGATCTTGACGGCGTTTCTCTTGCTGAAAGTTTATTATCTCCTGAAAAAATGGAGGAGAATTAA
- a CDS encoding radical SAM protein has product MKAEIQPSYDKKRQKLLDIIPLEAPLGMYIEPTRRCNFKCFYCMHATRGVAGGQLDREGFRIENMSGELYTKIIKDIMAFPQPPKRIAFSGLGEPLMNKDLPNMIKELRDAGFTGRIDVLTNGVLLTPKMADALVAAGISRIQISIQAVNKEGYQENSGVDIDFKALLDNISYLYKHKGNASVFIKIIDSLLKNKNDEKKFYELFGNLCDAIYIEHLVVMQKQMGDHQGMVDFTRNLNNELVAPRKICSIMFYFLQVNIDGQTFPCSTPGLPNGFSMGCAKEKSLLEIWNDRPRNELICKNLREGRMSIEECRECSSCICIADPAEDLDDHIDEALKKFKK; this is encoded by the coding sequence ATGAAGGCTGAAATTCAACCCAGTTATGATAAAAAAAGGCAAAAACTTCTTGATATAATTCCGCTGGAGGCTCCGCTCGGAATGTATATCGAACCAACAAGAAGATGTAATTTCAAATGTTTTTATTGTATGCATGCCACCAGAGGGGTTGCCGGCGGCCAGTTGGACAGAGAAGGCTTTAGAATAGAGAATATGAGCGGTGAATTATACACAAAAATAATTAAGGATATTATGGCTTTTCCTCAGCCGCCAAAACGCATCGCTTTTTCCGGTCTGGGGGAGCCTTTGATGAATAAAGATCTGCCTAATATGATAAAGGAACTTCGAGATGCCGGGTTCACCGGCAGAATCGACGTTTTGACCAATGGCGTGTTATTGACGCCCAAGATGGCGGATGCGTTAGTGGCGGCAGGCATTTCAAGAATACAGATTTCTATTCAGGCGGTAAATAAGGAAGGTTATCAAGAAAACAGCGGGGTTGACATTGACTTTAAGGCGCTCTTGGATAATATCAGCTATCTTTACAAGCATAAAGGCAATGCTTCAGTATTTATAAAAATAATTGATTCACTTTTGAAGAATAAAAATGACGAAAAAAAGTTTTATGAACTATTTGGTAATCTATGTGACGCGATCTATATAGAGCATTTGGTTGTGATGCAAAAGCAAATGGGAGATCACCAAGGGATGGTTGATTTCACAAGAAATCTAAATAATGAATTAGTCGCGCCCCGTAAGATATGCAGTATTATGTTCTATTTTCTGCAGGTGAATATTGACGGGCAGACTTTTCCCTGCTCAACTCCGGGGCTGCCGAATGGTTTTTCAATGGGCTGCGCAAAAGAAAAGTCCCTGCTTGAAATTTGGAATGACAGGCCACGCAACGAACTCATATGCAAAAATTTGCGAGAAGGCAGGATGAGTATTGAGGAATGCCGTGAATGTTCCTCCTGCATTTGTATAGCCGATCCCGCAGAAGACCTTGATGACCATATAGACGAAGCGCTCAAGAAATTTAAGAAATAG
- a CDS encoding flagellar protein FlgN, with the protein MSEEIKNFINNLKEQLNLYKELRELERQKKDALILNNLKEIELITSAEEQALHKVSSLEEERLKDAEFFGTKLGKTAEKITVSDMMEIEPSLKDIYNELENEIAEISNLNKINTKLLENAVNIVKVTMNALTAEKKITYKRTSNTEDSQNNVFFINKNV; encoded by the coding sequence TTGTCCGAAGAGATTAAAAATTTTATAAACAATTTAAAAGAGCAATTAAACTTATATAAAGAGCTTCGGGAATTAGAACGGCAAAAAAAAGATGCTCTGATTTTAAATAATCTGAAAGAAATTGAGTTAATAACTTCAGCAGAAGAACAGGCTTTGCATAAGGTAAGTTCTTTGGAAGAAGAAAGACTGAAAGATGCTGAATTTTTTGGGACAAAATTAGGGAAAACAGCTGAGAAAATTACCGTGTCGGATATGATGGAGATCGAACCGTCATTAAAAGACATTTATAATGAACTGGAAAATGAGATTGCGGAAATTAGTAATCTTAATAAGATAAATACCAAGCTCTTAGAAAACGCCGTCAATATTGTGAAAGTTACCATGAACGCACTCACCGCAGAAAAAAAAATTACGTATAAGAGAACCTCGAATACAGAGGATTCTCAAAATAATGTTTTTTTTATCAACAAAAATGTCTGA
- a CDS encoding radical SAM/SPASM domain-containing protein, with product MLSEIKPISDENRVILSNVLPLATPFTIYVFPTNYCNFKCSYCGQSLGYKKMKEEYDFEPEQMSLATFKTVVDQMKEFPERFKVLSLTGHGEPLMNPQLPEMIAYAKENNIAERIEFITNASLLTPKRSDRLIAAGLDCLRISMQGLSAAKYAHICRYQINFDHLMENISYFFNNKQQCKLYVKIMDVALEAGEENKFYELFGHISDRMFIEQCRPVYSGVEMTRDIETTADRYGHEHPPRMVCPLCFYMMGVLPNGDVKPCDAIYKPVILGNIYHQKLLAMWQGKELREFRTRQLLKKRCENKSCGVCCAPDDVSHPEDALDEQATRILERL from the coding sequence ATGCTGTCAGAAATAAAGCCGATAAGCGATGAAAATCGTGTAATATTAAGTAACGTCTTACCCTTGGCTACCCCTTTTACAATTTATGTGTTTCCAACAAATTACTGCAATTTCAAATGCAGCTATTGCGGACAATCTCTCGGTTATAAAAAAATGAAAGAAGAATATGATTTTGAGCCCGAGCAGATGTCGCTTGCCACCTTTAAGACTGTCGTTGATCAGATGAAGGAATTCCCGGAGCGCTTTAAGGTGTTATCGCTTACAGGGCATGGAGAGCCGCTTATGAACCCTCAGCTTCCCGAAATGATTGCTTACGCGAAGGAAAACAATATAGCGGAGCGAATTGAATTTATTACCAACGCTTCCCTTCTAACGCCAAAACGATCGGATCGGCTTATCGCGGCCGGGCTTGACTGTCTGAGAATTTCTATGCAAGGCCTTTCAGCCGCCAAATATGCGCATATTTGCAGATACCAAATAAATTTCGATCATTTAATGGAGAACATATCCTATTTCTTTAACAACAAACAACAATGCAAACTTTATGTTAAAATCATGGACGTTGCGCTGGAAGCTGGCGAGGAAAACAAATTTTATGAGCTTTTCGGGCATATCTCGGACCGGATGTTTATTGAGCAGTGCCGGCCGGTCTATTCCGGCGTCGAAATGACCAGAGATATTGAAACAACGGCTGACCGGTATGGTCACGAGCATCCTCCCCGTATGGTCTGCCCGCTTTGTTTTTATATGATGGGCGTACTGCCTAACGGCGATGTTAAGCCGTGTGATGCCATCTATAAGCCCGTTATACTCGGGAATATCTATCACCAAAAATTGCTGGCAATGTGGCAGGGCAAGGAGCTCCGGGAATTCCGAACGCGGCAGCTTTTGAAAAAACGCTGTGAGAATAAAAGCTGCGGGGTTTGTTGCGCGCCGGACGATGTTTCTCATCCCGAGGATGCGCTTGATGAGCAGGCGACGAGAATTTTAGAGAGGTTATAA
- a CDS encoding radical SAM/SPASM domain-containing protein — protein MGTLQNGPTPGGVRTNLAEVLPLKTPFMIQIFPVYGCNFRCGYCIYALDKSKHGYISDVTFMDIELYKKCIDDMKNFNRPLKMIRFAGIGEPLLHPRIDEMVAYSKQAGVAQSIDIVTNASLLTKSLSDALISAGLTKLRISLEGLSDQDYKRNSKATVNFENMVSQIRYFHEQAKETQVYIKIIDYMVQDLEDRQRFFELFSPICDQISVEHLTPTIKEIDYDTLSGGMKTDKPQNAERLLDSQICPEPFYMMQINADGKVVPCCSMEYPIVMGDTNKQNVERIWNGQNFNQFRLALLDGNQNASRVCEKCNLYIYGMYEEDVLDENAQHLKKLFQALLIRNKR, from the coding sequence ATGGGAACGCTTCAAAATGGGCCTACACCAGGTGGCGTACGGACAAACCTTGCTGAAGTACTGCCTCTTAAAACACCGTTTATGATTCAGATTTTTCCCGTTTATGGCTGCAATTTCCGGTGCGGCTATTGCATCTATGCTCTGGATAAATCAAAGCATGGTTATATTTCCGATGTGACTTTTATGGATATTGAACTTTATAAAAAGTGTATAGACGACATGAAAAACTTTAATCGTCCGCTTAAAATGATCCGGTTTGCGGGGATCGGAGAACCGTTGCTTCATCCGCGTATCGATGAAATGGTGGCTTATTCCAAACAGGCGGGGGTTGCCCAAAGTATTGATATTGTTACCAACGCCTCGTTACTAACCAAGTCTTTGTCAGATGCGCTCATCTCGGCAGGGCTTACCAAACTTCGGATTTCCCTTGAGGGCCTTTCCGACCAAGATTATAAAAGAAACAGCAAGGCAACCGTAAATTTTGAAAATATGGTTTCGCAAATTCGTTATTTCCACGAGCAGGCCAAGGAGACTCAGGTTTATATAAAGATAATTGATTATATGGTTCAGGACCTTGAGGACCGGCAAAGATTCTTTGAACTTTTTTCTCCAATCTGTGATCAGATTAGCGTTGAACATTTAACCCCTACCATCAAAGAAATTGATTATGATACACTATCCGGAGGAATGAAAACCGACAAGCCCCAAAATGCCGAGCGCCTGCTCGATTCTCAAATATGCCCCGAGCCGTTTTATATGATGCAGATTAATGCCGACGGCAAGGTTGTGCCGTGTTGCTCAATGGAATACCCGATTGTTATGGGCGACACAAACAAGCAAAATGTAGAGAGAATTTGGAACGGCCAAAATTTTAATCAATTTAGGCTGGCATTGCTTGATGGCAATCAAAACGCTTCCAGAGTTTGTGAGAAATGCAATTTATATATTTACGGTATGTATGAAGAGGATGTTCTTGATGAAAATGCACAACATCTGAAGAAACTGTTTCAGGCTCTATTAATTAGAAATAAGAGGTAA
- the rfbG gene encoding CDP-glucose 4,6-dehydratase, which yields MFDISFWKGRKVLITGHTGFKGSWLASILLDAGALVSGYSLFPPTKPNLFGLLKLAKNMYSIQGDVRDLDKLKKVFFEAGPDIVFHLAAQPLVRESYRNPVNTYDTNIMGTVNILECTRLYGKVRSFVNVTTDKVYENDESNRVYKENDRLCGHDPYSNSKSCSELVTYSYVHSFFNNDDSTAISTARSGNVIGGGDFSPDRIIPDCVRAAQKHEDIVVRNPHSIRPYQHVLECLSGYLLLAQKQYENKEKYEGSYNFGPDTRDCVTTATLVDLFCKQWGEGQKWKNLNDNGPYEASFLRLDSTKAKSLLNWETTWNIKKALNMTGDWYKALANGQEIEKLTQMQFRAFLSAFKEVKRNKAHLEVG from the coding sequence ATGTTCGACATTAGTTTTTGGAAAGGTCGTAAAGTACTTATTACAGGTCATACAGGATTCAAAGGATCATGGCTTGCTAGTATATTACTCGATGCAGGAGCACTTGTATCGGGTTACTCACTGTTTCCTCCAACAAAGCCAAATCTTTTTGGACTATTAAAATTAGCAAAGAACATGTATTCAATACAAGGTGATGTCCGTGATCTTGATAAGTTAAAGAAGGTCTTTTTTGAGGCGGGTCCTGATATTGTATTTCATTTGGCGGCCCAGCCGCTTGTCAGAGAATCATATAGGAATCCCGTAAATACTTATGACACAAATATCATGGGAACGGTAAACATTCTTGAATGTACCCGGCTTTATGGAAAGGTAAGGTCATTTGTAAATGTTACAACCGATAAGGTTTATGAAAATGATGAATCAAACAGGGTCTACAAAGAGAATGACAGACTTTGTGGCCATGATCCCTATTCCAATAGTAAATCCTGCAGCGAACTCGTTACCTATAGTTACGTCCATTCTTTTTTTAACAATGATGATTCAACAGCGATATCAACAGCTCGTTCAGGCAATGTAATCGGTGGAGGGGATTTTTCTCCCGACCGGATTATACCGGATTGTGTACGGGCGGCGCAAAAACATGAAGATATTGTTGTGAGGAACCCCCATTCAATCAGACCCTATCAACATGTTTTGGAATGTTTGTCAGGATATCTGCTTCTGGCTCAGAAACAGTATGAAAATAAAGAGAAATATGAAGGAAGCTATAATTTTGGTCCTGATACCAGGGATTGTGTAACAACAGCGACTTTGGTCGATCTGTTCTGTAAACAGTGGGGTGAAGGACAAAAGTGGAAAAATCTTAACGATAACGGTCCTTATGAAGCTTCTTTTCTGAGATTGGATTCTACAAAAGCGAAATCGCTCCTAAATTGGGAGACAACCTGGAATATTAAAAAAGCGCTGAATATGACCGGCGATTGGTATAAAGCTTTGGCGAATGGGCAGGAAATTGAAAAGTTGACCCAGATGCAATTTAGAGCCTTCTTAAGTGCATTTAAAGAGGTAAAAAGGAATAAAGCTCATTTGGAAGTGGGATAA